TCTTATAATAACGTTCAAATTTTCCTAgattaaacccaagtataaatctaatctagattcctggcaagtccagggtcgatcatAGGGATTTAGTTTCACTAACACAAATTATGCGTTGTACTTGCAGTAGGaggtttttcctaaataaatgtgaaagatgtattatttacactaacatgCTAGGCCTGTGCAAGataatacaaaagagttgagtggaaaatgaaggatcgtgtgaaaatggaatttaagtaGGTGGACGCGCCGATTAATATAATTGCACACAACTGATGTattgtggatgaaatgggatgggttgcttatctttctgttcatgcgttagacatcatTCAACACTTCTTAATGCGAATAATATACAAgtctatctctagggtgcatgcgtctaacctagaatgcaagaaacaccagtaagtctatctctagttGTACTAGACATTCTACTTAATGCGGCTTAGCTATTCTTTCGAACAACTAAGTAAAGAAGCTTTCACCAAGTTTTCACGTTGGTTTAGGCGTTGGAATagaattatgcatgaagtactaatgctttcaacataaacagaagataaacaatagcaaaagtgatgatcaaatatatgaattttataaaggatcaatgagtctttataaagaactatattcaatcaaaatgaaatgaaaatgatattaagagagagactgagtcaagccaaagaatacaatctcttgtagttctttggctcaatcttgttgtgtacaatcactttaaaGAACCGAGGAcagagtatctttctcaagaataaaATTTCTCCACTCCTTGGccggcggtggtggtggttctcagctCCTTCGATCATCTTATACCTCGGCACAACTTGTACAAACTAAAACTAAGTCTACAAATTTACAGAGAGTATGGAGCTTTTAATTGTCTGAACTCTTAATTCTGGAGggtcttcaagtatttataggcgttggtctcATCCAATAGGAGGATGGGCTGCATTTAAGTCCATGCCTTGGTCAGCATTAAACTCCATGTCCTGTTGGTCGCCTGACctctggaagcttttcagacgttGCTTGCtgctggaagcttttcagacgccgcctattgcaggtgcccatgcttccaagtggtgatgtgacacaatcatcCCGGAGCAACGAATCTTCTATGCGTTGAATTCCTCCGATGCATGGCTCATGCGTTAGCGAGTTTCCTGtggcacttgtctaatgcgttattGTCAGTTATTGCATTGAAATCCTACAAAGTAGTGCGTTAGCGCCGCGATTTTTAGtgataaacttcttttacatgaaATTGCTATTGTTTAAGTAAACCCGTGcatttctattaaaaatgaggagagAAACCCTTATTGttctaacttaagagcaaagataacttgtatttttacaagttatcactctccttacttttaatagcttcttcaaaaatttgacagtctaagttttgttatgtgcaaacctttgctcaaacatttgttaccgcattcctattgagtttgtttttagctttgcggtgagagtgctgccaacctctaagtttgggagTGGCAGCAATGCCAGAGATTTGTGTTCACTATATTGCgatcattgtaaaaaaaaaatcagaataataactccactgtcaacgcaatggggaaacccaagttataagagttaagttgtgaaagacatttacccgtagttggatttccacatgacacccgtggaggcaaaccaaaacgaagataacttgccaggatcaacgcataagcacaactcctctgtctggcgcaagccaaattaagcaagacatgggttgagttgaatataaaacaaaaccgaagttggatgctcgcatgacacacgtgggggcaagccaaaacgaagagcgtaactaggttcaacgccgcatttgaataagtaatCGCAGTCTTGAGTTGTTTTGAACGAATACATTCTCAAGAGCTGAATGTAAAGTTGCggagaatgaataaaaattatttgagcaaaggcttgcccaatttaaacttagaaaagatctctttgaagaagcagccgaagtggaggagagcattgcggccATGGTTAGAGAtacgagtaaattatattctaagaGGTTGGTCATCGCAAAGAAACGCTGGAAGATGAGTTAaaaatttcttgagtataacgtatgcttgagaacaagcatgattctaagtttgggggtggatAAACACAACATTACAGGTATGTCTTCTCGGGATTTTTCTTTGATAAGCCATACAAGTTTATTTGAACGAACACTTCTACTTGGATGACTTATGGATTACATTCTAAAGAAGGAGTGTCCAGATGGTTTATATGTGTTTCTTCTATAGAGATACAAACAGAATGGGCAAATATGCCCAGCCCTTCCATAGTAGTGACAAACCCATTTCTTCTTAGTTCTACTGATCACAGGATTTGACATTGACATAGGGTCATTTGGTTCAAGTTCAGACTTATGCGGCTATTGGGcaagaacaaaaataatttttcaagagGAAGACTCAACTTTATGAACAGGATTCCCATGTCTACTGCAATTTTCTTTCCTATGGTAAGAATCTTGTTAAGATCATCAGTCCCTGAGTTTAACATGCGCACAAACTTGGACATTGACTCCAACTGTAGTTGAGAGGACTTTAACTCCTTCTTTAATTCAGAGATTGTGCTCAGAAGATGGTTGTTGTCCTCAATCAGTTTCTAAATTCTCTAAATTTGATCTTTATGATGCTCCAAGGCAAGTAGATCTTCCTCCCACCTTTCATAAACTTCTTCAAGAGATAGGTTTCCAAATTGAGAAACATTTGACTGGATTCGTAACATACTTCATTCATCTTCACGTTAGAGATACTGTCCACTGCAGATTCATCAACTAATGTGCAACCAATCAAAGCTCGAATCTCATCATCAAATTCATTACTTATGTCTGAATCATCATCTGATGTCATAGCAGAGTACCCTTTATTCTATCTCCTCagataaatgagatattttacttgaaaatacCCAAGCCTTCACATTCTCATCATCTGAAATTACGATCCCTACCAATTTGACTATTGTTCATTCCtcattcattttctcttttactACCAATTGGTTTAGAACTTTTATGCATATTAGGATTAATGTTACCATGTTGTCTCTGACACGAGGTGAGTTGTAAGGACCAGGTAACTTATTCAACTGTTTTAGAACTTTGCCAAATAGTTTGGTTAACAATGAAAGTGTATCTGCAAGATTTTCTTCATTATCTTTCTCTTTGCCTTAAGATAATTCATCATTTGTAATTCATCATTTATCAGTTTTTTCATCAAGTGTCAATTCCAAAGTGCGTAGGGATCTAAATAGTTCGTCTAGTTCATAGTGGAAATATCATTTGCTTCTTCATTGAACATCACTTTCATGTCAAACCTCTTTGGTAAAGATCGAAGAATCTTCCGAACCAATTTTTCTTCAGATATTTCTCACTCAAAGCAAAAGATTCATTAGCAATATCCAGAATGAATACGTTAAAATTAGTTATTGCTTCTTCCTCCATCATCTTTAGATATTCAAACTTTAAAGTTAAGATTTGTAGGTGAGAAATTTTTACTTTAGAAGTCCCTTCATGGGCAACCTCCGGGATTTTCCAAGCCTCTTTGGCAGAGATACAAGTATTGATAAGACGAAAGATGTTCTTATTGACCCCATTAAAGATGGCGTTTAGAGCTTGCAGATTTCCTAAGAAGGCCTCATCCTCTGATTTGGTTCAGTCTTTCTCTAGTTTGTAAATGGCTTTGCCACTTTCATCCGTAGTTTGTGGATGTGTCCATCCGGTCACAACCGCTTTCCAAGTCTTATTATTAATAGACTTGAGGAAAGCTGTCATCTTCGCTTTCCAATAAGAATAGTTAGTCCCATATAGCACAGACGGTCTAGTCGTAGATCCACCTTCTCTAATTGGTTCCATAGGAGAGAGcaaaaaggacaaaaaaaatGACAGTAGAACccactttgataccaattgaaaaacaCGGACAATTAAGTTATAAGACCACAATGTCAGTCATGAAACTGCTGACGAAAGAACCAACACATAGAGATAAAGGGAGAGAAAACAACACACAAAATGTTAACCCAATTTTCGATGTAACTTCACCTACATCTGGGGGGCTAAGAGCCCAATTAAAAAGGAGTATCAATGATGCTCAAAGGTTTATAGATAAACTAGTTATCTGATAGATACACTATCATGTGTTACAATGAACCGAAGACAAGTATTCTATCTAGGCTCCCCTAGACTTCGTATTGTTTGTCACATGATCTTGACCCATGTCATGCTCCCCCTGAACACCAGGCTTCTCGCTTTTTGATCTTGTAAGTTTAAGCTCCCCATAAACTTAATGCTCCTTGTCAAAAGTCACAAAGACAATGTCAATAGGGATGACAAtgcttttctcttttttacAACAAAAAACATGATACGGTGTTGTACATCGAAAGAACAGTCTctccataaaaaataaaaaaataaaaaaagacacCTACCGCAACAACTTCAAACACTTCCTTTTATATCACAACCCAAAAATGGAATAAACGAAAAAGGAAACCAGCGCCATAACAAAAAAggtaaaagaataaaaacattCCAAAAGAGCACCAAAGCACCAAAAAACTGAAGTCATAAAGAAGAAGGTCAacatttcaataaaagaaaatttgtaggCCAACTAGCTGCAATAGCAAGCTCCCCCTTTGGtagaaacattttattttattagcaaACAATAAATGACTCTACCAACTTCTTCAAAGTGAGAAAAAGAAGCACTAACAAAACAAAACCCCAAGAATCACAAAAAAATCGCAGCGCAGGCAGTGTGCCACTCCATTGGAAGAGTGCAGGCACCAAACAAAGGATAACACCTAGGCATCCTTTGATAAGAACTCGATCTCCTTCACAAACCTGCTTAACTTAGACAAATCCTGATACTTATGCAAGATGACATAAATAAGATCAAGACAATCAGATTCAACCAAGATagagggaaaagaagaagaaccacaaccaaatttaaaataacatCGTTCAACATTTTAACCAAAGCTAAAGCTTCAAAAATCTTTATGGATCATTTCATTAGCACTTTTTCATCACAGCCCGCAAGAACTAGAGATCCAGAAGAGTCATGCACAATCCTGGGTGCGACTTAAGAATCAAACCACGAAGCGTTAAAATTAACGCACCATTAAATTAAGTACCAATCaacataaaaacaaatatgaaaattagacaaaagtggaaaaaaaatatctacaTTATACCgtactatatataaaaatttcaaaatcctcCTTCAACTAATCTAAGCATAACACTCAATATTCataaaaatacattttacaaTAAAATGGACGGTTCAATTTTCAAACCTGCATTTTGTTATACTAAAATAATTCAAGTCACTACCAACTTAATTCTAGCTCAATTATAAGAGATAAGTTAAACTTGAATCTAGGTAAATGGTATCACTTTTTATAGTCATTTAGAACCAAATGGATGAGACTGGACATAAGTCAGCAAAGAAAACCAAACTAAATAATGGATGAGACCAGGGTCAAAGCTACACTCCATGACCTAAATGAGCCTGAGTAAGAGTGGGTTCTACTAAACATGCTCGCCATCGACTCTTTACCAAATGGGACATGAAAAATCATGCTCGGACTTGAGGGATCCAAGGGTTAGACATGTCCGCAATCGACTTTCATTTAAGTAAATCCTTATGACTTCATTCGAATTAAGTTTATTCACCACTCTTAAATCCTTTTGATTATTGCATTTCTGGATCATTCTGTAATTTAAGCATCAAAGTGCACAAATCTTCTCCATTTACTTGTCACAATAAAATATactaaagaaaaaacaaaaattctttCACAatataatattcaatttttctctctctctagaaAATTACACACCACCAACAAAGTTTCTTCTTTTCCAATTATCTCATTCATCCATTAAACTAATTTCTTCtcctttccttcttttttttttttttctctcttaagcCAATAATCATTAAAAATCATGTCTTCTTCAATCTTGAGCTCCCAATCCATGGCTATGGCTTTTGCAGCTCTCTCAGGAACCGTCATCGTTATCCTTTCCTTCTGCCTCCATAAATCCGACCCCTCAATTTCTTCTGGTAAGCAATTTccatctttttttaattaaaaaaacccacacaaaatttcttcaaaaattttattttctaattattttttttggtttttttcccttctttgaAGTGGTGAAGAAGAAAGagatggagaagaagaagaaaggaaggaaAAGAGTTCATTTTGCTGATGATTTGGCCATTTTTGGAACTGAAGAACTGCAGATAAAAAAAGGCTTAATTTTGGGTTCTTCGCCGCCGCCGGGAAGAGGTCCGGCGCGGCGTTTGACAAGCACCGGTGGAGGAGGCGGCGGAATGCCGGCAAATAGAGTGGCGCTGTATAATGGAATCTTAAGGGATCGTTTGGTTCACAGGATAGCAtattctctttaattatatattcaacaacttctattttatttatttaattttctctttctttttcttttcttagtaaAAAAATGTCTATTGACATTTGATGTGTATATTCAGATTGTTTCTCCACTTGTGTACATTATCTCTTTGAGATAAgaaatttgaacttttatttCTCAAGTTGAATATTTTgtttcttagaaaaaaaaaagtttttaacatttttttttggattttgacaCTTCCAAAAAGGGTAGTTTTGTTTCTTcacgaaaatttaaaaattatttttaaatcaataattttaaattgattatttcatttgaaacgagaaagatttgaaatgaatatatttaatattttatgtttgaatgatgataaaaatgaaaagaaagttaAAATTATACTAATATTTTTAACTATGATGtgttaattgaaaaaattaaattagtaatTTACTATTCAATTCTATAATCTTGCAAAATTTGGTCATTATAGACATgacaaatttcaaataaaacaagaaattgaAATCACTCCAAGTTTTAAAAACCATTCACTTTCTTGCCGTAATCATTACCaataaaattcatttgaaatttattttgatttaaaatctcTAAAAAATCATCTAGTTCCAAATATACCGTAAATGAGGTTGAATAGTTNNNNNNNNNNNNNNNNNNNNGGGGGTTTTATAGGATTTAAGGCTTTGCtagttgaaattttaattttctaaaaaatatttttattaacaaTAATGAAATAgattttagaaactaaaatatttaagtttTGACCATTATAGAAGAATAAGTATAATAGTAAAAGAAACCAAACAAAACATTAGAAAACGTCAATGCAGGTAAATCTGAAACGCACTCAAAATGTATGGAATgagatttttattaaaaaaatatacttttggtcattttaatcgttttataataatttattttatacaacgAAACTTTTAAAATACTGAGATAAAACGAATTCAAAACCATATTCAAGTTGTAAAGCAATTGAATAATACAAAAGGGCAATTCCATTTAAAGAAAGCAATCACATTCACAACAAGTGGCAACAAAAATCCAACATTAAAAGATTATGTCTTTctactttaaaatttaataaaataaattcttttaaaatatgagCTAAAATGTAAcatcaatttgaaatatatGAAAGTCCCATCCTTTGTTTTTCTCACTTCATATTGAAGATGATggtttacttatttatttattttttctttttcattctttgTGTAGATTTTTTTACCATAAATTTATAGAATTTGGTATATTAATTGAATGGAAGATCGAATCATcaacattcaaattaacttgttcattgttttgtaattttcaaataaaacattaaaattagtTTGTTCGTTGCtttgtaatttttcaaataaaacattatCAAGAGAAGTCTTATCACACtcgttaaaaaagaaaaagaagttatATATATCCTACTTTTAATAAAACTCCCACCTATATAATTCATTCATCACAATATCTTAATTACAACATGAATTACTTATCgtccaaacaaaaaataaaatttattgttcCACTCACTCTAAGGCGAGTGAGAGAACTCTTCTCCTTATGATTTTTTCCTATGACTtgtattattaataatatttttattttttgtttggtttGGTGTGTATGTTGGGTCGTTTTAGTGTTCTAATTGTAACTATGATATTCTCTCTTTGTTTGTGCTTTAACCTCATACTCCTATACCTCTTTTTTATTTGTGATTTAAATTTTTGGTTGCTAACACATTAGTATATCTTGAGTTATACCCGTTTTTGTAGATATTAGGTCAAATTTGTGATATCATTACTGACCTGAGTATAATTAAATTGACATAAAAAATTGACAATGTCCTTGTAATATAAGGTAATTTTTAAGTGacattaaaaaacaaataaataaagttttcaaaagaaaataataaataatttatatgaaaaggaggaggaggagaagaagaaaaagatgaacACGGTTTCGGTTTGTTAATGTAAACTGCTATTAACGGTACGAAATTACTGATTATTAACTGGAGCTGGTAAAGTTTCAATGGAAGTCACAATCATAATAATTTCCTATCAAATCATACCTTGTTTATCCAATTCTATCCTGTATTAGGGATTTTTCGATTCGATTTCGATTTTCCCTTTTCCATTTTTCGATTTCGATTTCGGCATGTTTCTGTGTTTTGATGTTTGTAATTTGATTTTTCGCCGAATATGGTGACGCGAGAGAGCTGGATTTCTGTCTGGATCGATCGACTTCTCTCTTGTTTGGGGTAACTTCTCTCGTTGTGTTAATCACCTCATTTCTGTTCATATTAAGGTTTTTGTAATTGTTTGATAAATTTATAATCATTTTTATGCTACCTAATTGAAACGGGTAGAAATTTAAACGCTGTTCTGGATTTCCTGGAATTGATTAAACTTGTTCGTTTGGGGGAGTTTTTCTGCCTTGTTGCTTGGAAAATAGATGCAGTTGTATGAATCCATTATATATTGTTCTGATGATTGTCATTGTTATTTGAGTGGTTCTAATTTGGAGAGCTGTTTTAACTGATGATATGAAAGATGATATTTCCTTCCTTCATGGAGTGATGAGTGAGTTTGTTGTACAAATACTTTCAGCTTCTCTTATGAATAGGTAGGAGCTTTAATTATTTATCTtcttttggagattcttttttAATTGGGAGATTGTATCTATAGACAGAATTTCTTAATCTGCAATTAAGGAACCTTGGAAGTAAAAGAAATACCAGTTGGTTCTTAGTAAGTGTTCAGCTCTAAAAACAGAAGGGGATAATGGTAGCTTCATTTTCCTTCCATGAATTTAACCTCTATAATGATAGATTAATGTCAGAATGGACATATTTAAGTGAAAATTTGGATATTACAGGAAACAGAATCCATCATAATCCAAGCAAAAATATAACCGGAATTTTCTTCGTCTTGGCAATTTCCTGACCTATTGAAGATGGACGCTAGATATATCTCTAAGTATATGGTAGAAGCTCAAAGCTCTTAGATTAAAAGGATGAGTAGTTGTTTGCATCAATCCCAGTAGTAAGCTTCTTAGACCTGAGTAGTTCTGGATTTTGGAGTGCAAGTTTTCAGAGGGCCAAAAGAGTAGCTAGTGGTGAACATGGTCTATGCATATATCCTTAATTTATCAACTGATTGATTGTTTATCTTTCTTCAGTTCACTAAATTAGTTCATCTCTCTGTTATAATTTATGTTTCATTGTCATTGTTTGGGTCCATGACATCGAGGGTTCGTCTTCCAGAGTTATATATTGGAAAATGATCTGCATACTTGGTTTGTTTCAAACTTCACTGGGGTCCCAGAACTTAACCATGTTATTGAATTCTCGTCTCGACTTAAAAGTATGATGAGAGACAATTAGAAATGGCAGTATTGTGATGTTCATGTATGTGCATTTATCATTACTTAAGCTATTACTTGTCTGTTGTGGAGTTATTTTGTCCTTAGTTTTCAACATGCCTCTAAAAGAGGAAGTGTTTGTTTTGGTAGGGGCATCAAACCTGCACCTGCCATCTCCGGGAATAATCTGAATTCTAGGATGCCAAGCATGTCAGATGATTTTTGGAGTACAAGCACATGTGATCCAGACGAGATGCTTACGCTTCAATCTCGACAGAATTCATTTATCAGCACAACAAACCACAACTCTAATCATGGAGGTGGCACTGACAATTTAAGAAATCATTCTGACTTTGTAAATCATGGTAAGCTTAAAGTTCATTATTCACTGCTTGTTGGAAAGTAAAAGAGGCATTCCTTTGTTTACACGTCCATTCTTCATCAAGCGTTAGTATCAATACTTCTTTAGCTGCTTTAGTCTGGTTTAAACTAAATCCATTTATGTCcatgaaaaattaaagttagttacaagtttttatttcaaattgcAGGGTTTGTTCTTTGGACTCAGACCAGGCTTCGATGGGTTGGAAATTGTGTGCCTGCTAAAcgaactaaaaaaaatcaccTTACAGGATTAAGGTGAGTCTAATTTTTCCACAGATACGTACTTGTTCATGCCGTCAAACCTTGCTGTTATATGCGTCTACATGCTTGTAATGCAAATGAAATCCCTCTCTGCCAATATTTCAAGTAATcgatgaatatttttttattacattctTTAGTTGTCGGAAAATTTGGGTCATCAAAAATCAGGCAGAAGGTTTTTTGAATAGAAGCACACATGCATTTTGGAAACTCAAATTCCCTGAGGATttagttgttttcaaattttttatccCTACCATATTGCTTGGTTTCTGTTTACAGTTGGTATATGACTAAAGAACTCTTGCTGGAAAGCAAAAAGCCTTACCATCGACGCATACCTT
This DNA window, taken from Benincasa hispida cultivar B227 chromosome 6, ASM972705v1, whole genome shotgun sequence, encodes the following:
- the LOC120080255 gene encoding uncharacterized protein LOC120080255, with amino-acid sequence MSSSILSSQSMAMAFAALSGTVIVILSFCLHKSDPSISSVVKKKEMEKKKKGRKRVHFADDLAIFGTEELQIKKGLILGSSPPPGRGPARRLTSTGGGGGGMPANRVALYNGILRDRLVHRIAYSL
- the LOC120079339 gene encoding uncharacterized protein LOC120079339 isoform X1, whose protein sequence is MVTRESWISVWIDRLLSCLGGIKPAPAISGNNLNSRMPSMSDDFWSTSTCDPDEMLTLQSRQNSFISTTNHNSNHGGGTDNLRNHSDFVNHGFVLWTQTRLRWVGNCVPAKRTKKNHLTGLSWYMTKELLLESKKPYHRRIPLSEMVDFLVEEWEEEGLYY
- the LOC120079339 gene encoding uncharacterized protein LOC120079339 isoform X2, whose product is MVTRESWISVWIDRLLSCLGGIKPAPAISGNNLNSRMPSMSDDFWSTSTCDPDEMLTLQSRQNSFISTTNHNSNHGGGTDNLRNHSDFVNHGFVLWTQTRLRWVGNCVPAKRTKKNHLTGLSWYMTKELLLESKKPYHRRIPLSGKGKCEVTQN